CTTTTTGCTTTATTTCGTCCCGGATCCTGTCGAGAACCTTTGAGGCTTCAGGTTCGTACTTTTCAAACTCAAGCCTGGAAGTTTTTTCCTCTCCTGCGAGTTCGCGGACAATGCCGGAAAAGGTTCCGATTGCCCCTGCTTTCCTTATATCAGGGTTTTTCCGGGCTTTTTTTATAAGAGCTTCCAGGGTATAGTGATCTGGCTGGACAAGGGATATTCCTACAAGGGAAGCTGTAAGTTCTTCATGAGGGTCAATGTTTTCAGGGATCCTGATAACGACGTTGGAAACCCCTTCAACGTCTCCGATTGCTATCTTTGGAAGGTTGCTTCCCTTAAATCCTTCCACGACAGCAAAATCAAGTCCCCGATCGCAGAGCATATCAAGGGCATCTTCAAGGTCGGAGTCTCTTGCAAAGCTGACAAGTTCGGTGCCTGTGATCCCTATAACCATATCCGCTCCTGCGTCAAAATGTCTGCCTGTATCCGTTTCTCCTGGATTGAGGCGCTGTTCTCCCATATGTTTTACAGTACCCACTGTCCCGAATCCGGAAAGCTGCCTGACAAGGGCTGAAACAAGGGCTGTTTTGCCCGATTTTTTATACCCAACAACGGAAATGACTTTCATCAAAGAGCCTTATGGATTTCCCGGTATAAGTAAGGGTTGGCACCTTTTCACCATTCTGTTTTAAATATAACCGTTTGCAGGTCGAGAAATCATTCTTTTTGTTCGAATAAGATCACTTATGATTTATTATAGTCTTTATTGAAAATAATAAGGAAAGTTCAAATATGGAGACTTTTAATAGTACTATTTACTGTCAGCCCAAGAAGAATTGCGATCAAGAGGTAACAAGGGGTAGATCAGTCTGCCCTGCGCACAACAGGTTTGATTGTCGCAAAGTGCCTGTCAGGCTGACGGTCAGGGTGGAAATGGGGATGGAATATGGAAGTAAGCAAAATAAGAATTCAGGACCTTCCTGAAGAAGAGCGTCCAAGGGAACGGCTCATTAAGAACGGGCCGGAGTCACTTTCAAATGCCGAATTGCTCGGAATAGTCCTTAGGACAGGCTCAAGGGAAGAGAACGTTATCAGTCTATGCAGCCGGATACTCATAGAATATAATATCAAGCAGCTCAGCCTTGCAAACGTTTCAAGGCTTATGCAGGTCCATGGGGTAGGGAAAGCAAAAGCTGCCCAGATAGCTGCGGTCTTTGAACTCGCAAGGCGGCTTGAAACTTTTGTGGAAGAACCAAAAAGAAAAATCTGTTCCCCAAAAGATGTCTATACCCTGATGTATCCTAAAATGCGTGAACAAAAAAAAGAAAAATTTATAACACTGTATCTTGACACAAAAAACCAGATTCTTAAAGAAGAAGTGGTATCCATAGGCAGTCTGAACGCCAGCATCGTTCACCCGCGTGAGGTTTTTAAATCTGCCCTTATGGAGTCTTCAGCGTCCGTAATCATGGTTCACAACCACCCCTCAGGAGACCCGAGCCCCAGCAGGGAAGATATAATGGTTACTGAAAAACTGGTAGAGGGAGGAAAGCTCCTTGGAATTGATATTCTTGACCACATAATCATAGGGGATGGAAGGTACGTGAGCCTTAAAGATGAAGGGTTTGTAAAATAAAAAACCTGAATAGAAGAATCTGTAATAACAAAAAACACTACTCATTCTTTAAACATGTCAGTTGTTTAAACGCCTTCCCGGTGGTTTAAATATTTCTTACCTTTATTTAAAACACCTCTTACCTTTACTAGATCATTATACCAGATATGCAAAAGAGAAATTCTATATATTTGTCTGAGGTATATGGCGTCCATAGTCAATTTGAGATGTTAAAAAGTAGATAAATGAAACACGAGTTGAAATTTATGAAAGTTTTAGGTATTAACGGAAGCCCAAGAAAAGACGGTAATACCGCAACCCTGATTAAAATCGTGTTTAGTGAGCTCACGAAAGAAGGAATCGAAACCGAACTGTTCAGCTTTCGGAAAACAGAGTAGAAGGCTATAAAGCCTGCAGGGCATGCCATAAAAACAGGAACAAGCAGTGTGTGATTACAGATGATTTTTTCAATGAGTGTCTTGCAAAGATGATAGCTTCTGATGGGATTATTATGGTTTACGGAAATGCCATCGGAGAGGTTGAACAGGACGAGGAAGACATTGAAAACATGAAAAATCTCGGACAAAACATGGCATGGATATTGAAGAAAATTCATAATAGTTGAGATTAACAGCCAGATGCTTATACTGTTAATGTCGTTAGATGCTTTCCTTGTTTGTTGCTGTGTCAATTACAGTAGTGCTGTCGTAGTTAGTAATGTCTGCAAATGGAGCTGCATTTGCTATGCTCATCAGTATTAAAATCGCAAGTGTGGTTATTCCAAAAGCTTTTATGAGGATCTCTTCTCTGCGTGCTTTATTAGGCATTGCCACAGATAGGAGTGAAATCGAAAAAGTGTCGATCGGTATTATTGATATGGTTTTACTTCTCATATTTTTCTCCAGGCAGTATTTGTCTTTCATGCTAATGCTTCGATTCCTAAATACGCTC
The genomic region above belongs to Methanosarcina horonobensis HB-1 = JCM 15518 and contains:
- a CDS encoding molybdopterin synthase; translation: MKVISVVGYKKSGKTALVSALVRQLSGFGTVGTVKHMGEQRLNPGETDTGRHFDAGADMVIGITGTELVSFARDSDLEDALDMLCDRGLDFAVVEGFKGSNLPKIAIGDVEGVSNVVIRIPENIDPHEELTASLVGISLVQPDHYTLEALIKKARKNPDIRKAGAIGTFSGIVRELAGEEKTSRLEFEKYEPEASKVLDRIRDEIKQKEGILEVLIHHKAGVIEAGEDIVYIVIASAHRTELFPALSEAIERVKAEAPIWKKEFTEKEEFWVHDREHA
- a CDS encoding flavodoxin family protein, whose translation is MKVLGINGSPRKDGNTATLIKIVFSELTKEGIETELFSFRKTE
- the radC gene encoding RadC family protein, whose amino-acid sequence is MEVSKIRIQDLPEEERPRERLIKNGPESLSNAELLGIVLRTGSREENVISLCSRILIEYNIKQLSLANVSRLMQVHGVGKAKAAQIAAVFELARRLETFVEEPKRKICSPKDVYTLMYPKMREQKKEKFITLYLDTKNQILKEEVVSIGSLNASIVHPREVFKSALMESSASVIMVHNHPSGDPSPSREDIMVTEKLVEGGKLLGIDILDHIIIGDGRYVSLKDEGFVK